In Vigna unguiculata cultivar IT97K-499-35 chromosome 3, ASM411807v1, whole genome shotgun sequence, a single genomic region encodes these proteins:
- the LOC114178567 gene encoding uncharacterized protein LOC114178567, with the protein MGGTQALKRIPRIKFPNRRANASGSASETQAASPATDANLSFFSSSNASAAVGGKASLQPRRTPVSKEEIEAVLLGGCF; encoded by the exons ATGGGTGGAACTCAGGCGTTGAAACGAATCCCTCGCATAAAGTTTCCCAACAGACGCGCCAACGCTTCTG GTTCTGCATCTGAGACTCAAGCTGCATCTCCAGCTACTGATGCTAATTTGTCATTCTTTTCAAGTTCAAATGCTTCCGCAGCAGTGGGAGGGAAGGCCTCTCTTCAGCCCAGAAGAACTCCAGTGTCCAAAGAAGAAATTGAAGCAGTTTTG TTGGGTGGTTGCTTCTAA